The Triticum aestivum cultivar Chinese Spring chromosome 3A, IWGSC CS RefSeq v2.1, whole genome shotgun sequence genome includes a region encoding these proteins:
- the LOC123059918 gene encoding uncharacterized protein, with the protein MAEGTDTVRAPGDAEEMEKGEIAGAAAGADGDSAAPQPVEPTWAFWIGNGNPQEDSAGRGNTVHTFSTVDDFLSLYNNILHPSKLGVGADLHCFKNKIEPKCEGPICANGGAWTISCGEGKSQPLWLDTLLALIGGQFEYGNEICGAVLSVCGKQETIAIWIKDATNEAAQLSIGKQWKEFLEYKDSVEFIVHDSDATAVQCWSSTFPDDPLDVIYNKVPSHCSRVRFAAVCRSWCTAASRHPALPELPWLLLSPRDRDTTKRLYCPEDSKILCISLPSDFIGNWFVGCHGGGWVASFEPPPFRILNIFSSVEVALSEKQKGIVCPGRLGQIIIWKIIFSKPPTSSDCIIAAITDNHGIALCRVGCPNGGWTTKGHVSYTMELADIAFCNGKLYGLTRDRWELVKFEIGADEDGAPVVTAVDRLVVTVEHQQPPSVWANRVDASYIFELHGKLATAVRSPWSPNLRPFFKVFELVDIDTSEGMAHGTHKWTEVMSLGDFALFLGPNSSKAVHVSADRRGGVKRNHIYYSYHRRLAQKEVLLSTDLVFLTSSNADGDSVYYREDESLSAAVGGVHRIGAVGYYVRGSPNPPVWLLPLA; encoded by the exons ATGGCCGAGGGCACCGACACGGTGCGCGCGCCCGGCGACGCGGAGGAGATGGAGAAGGGAGAGATCGCAGGCGCCGCCGCCGGTGCCGACGGCGACTCCGCCGCGCCCCAGCCGGTGGAGCCCACCTGGGCTTTCTGGATCGGCAACGGCAACCCGCAGGAGGATTCCGCCGGCCGGGGGAACACCGTCCACACCTTCTCCACCGTCGACGACTTCTTGAG CCTTTACAATAATATCCTCCACCCTAGTAAATTGGGTGTGGGAGCTGACCTCCATTGCTTCAAGAATAAGATTGAGCCGAAATGCGAAGGCCCCATATGTGCTAATGGAGGTGCATGGACCATCAGTTGTGGCGAAGGGAAATCGCAGCCATTGTGGTTGGATACA CTACTGGCATTGATTGGTGGACAATTCGAATATGGTAATGAAATTTGTGGAGCGGTCCTTAGCGTGTGTGGGAAGCAGGAAACAATAGCTATATGGATTAAAGATGCTACTAACGAAGCTGCTCAG CTAAGCATTGGCAAGCAGTGGAAGGAATTTCTGGAGTACAAGGACTCAGTTGAGTTCATTGTTCATGATAGTGATGCAACGGCAGTACAATGCTGGTCTTCCACGTTTCCCGATGATCCCCTTGACGTCATCTACAACAAGGTCCCCAGTCACTGCAGCCGCGTGCGCTTTGCTGCCGTCTGCAGATCGTGGTGCACTGCAGCTTCGCGGCACCCCGCGCTGCCTGAACTCCCGTGGCTGCTCCTCTCACCACGCGACCGTGACACAACGAAGCGCCTCTACTGTCCTGAGGACAGCAAGATCCTGTGCATCTCGCTCCCGAGCGATTTCATCGGCAACTGGTTCGTCGGCTGTCATGGTGGTGGCTGGGTTGCATCATTCGAACCACCACCGTTCAGGATCTTGAACATTTTCTCCAGTGTTGAGGTTGCGCTCTCCGAGAAACAGAAGGGGATCGTTTGCCCAGGCCGCCTTGGCCAGATCATCATTTGGAAAATCATCTTCTCCAAACCACCCACCTCAAGTGACTGTATCATTGCTGCCATCACCGACAATCACGGCATCGCGCTCTGCAGGGTTGGGTGTCCGAACGGTGGGTGGACAACAAAAGGACATGTAAGCTACACCATGGAGCTTGCAGACATCGCCTTTTGCAACGGTAAGCTCTATGGTCTCACACGGGACAGATGGGAACTTGTCAAGTTTGAGAtcggtgctgatgaagatggtgcgCCCGTGGTCACAGCCGTTGATCGGCTAGTGGTCACTGTCGAGCACCAGCAGCCCCCCAGTGTCTGGGCCAACCGGGTGGATGCCAGCTACATTTTTGAGCTACACGGCAAGCTTGCGACGGCGGTGAGGTCCCCATGGTCACCCAACCTCAGACCTTTCTTCAAAGTGTTCGAACTTGTTGACATCGACACCAGCGAGGGGATGGCACATGGCACACACAAATGGACAGAGGTGATGAGCTTGGGTGACTTTGCCCTATTCCTGGGTCCAAACAGCTCCAAGGCggtgcatgtgtcagcagacaggCGCGGCGGTGTGAAGAGAAACCACATCTACTACTCCTACCATCGCCGCTTAGCACAGAAGGAGGTCCTTCTCAGCACTGACCTGGTGTTCCTGACAAGCTCCAACGCTGATGGTGATTCCGTGTACTACAGGGAAGATGAAAGCTTATCCGCAGCCGTGGGCGGGGTTCATAGGATTGGGGCAGTAGGATACTATGTCAGGGGTAGCCCTAATCCTCCAGTGTGGCTTCTCCCCCTAGCATAG